From one Mytilus edulis unplaced genomic scaffold, xbMytEdul2.2 SCAFFOLD_1039, whole genome shotgun sequence genomic stretch:
- the LOC139509519 gene encoding uncharacterized protein produces the protein MPKLKKRRNFHSQRKVPKKPKQSSANSSFNLDHSYTSHDHVDLTTACLEEEIEIGLINIAEIEDITQLDHVDVEDIQLEESLYSDPVSSTMPYEDLKTNLQKYLSTSYTLDQNSDYIQIMQLYPSTGTASVKLNVTIDQKFAAKVFVHRIELCSDHQLWKDLPTTFDSIINIQSLLSKLESYSVCVGNYENDLIDVIPIGSAVQRAKPASTNCHGYREGDFGAVKGTISYSSTVRNVQCALLVQGRDIYTYICVYMSLCKVTDVTSAVN, from the coding sequence ATGCCAAAACTTAAGAAAAGAAGAAATTTCCACTCACAAAGAAAGGTCCCAAAAAAACCTAAGCAGTCGTCTGCCAACAGCAGTTTCAATCTTGACCATTCATACACCAGTCATGATCATGTAGACTTAACGACAGCATGCCTTGAAGAAGAAATAGAAATAGGATTGATAAATATTGCAGAAATTGAAGACATAACACAGCTAGATCATGTAGATGTTGAAGATATACAACTAGAAGAGAGCCTTTATTCTGACCCTGTTAGTTCAACAATGCCATATGAAGATTTGAAAACTAATTTACAGAAATACCTAAGTACTTCATATACACTTGATCAAAACAGTGACTACATTCAAATTATGCAGTTGTACCCATCTACAGGCACTGCATCAGTAAAACTAAATGTTACCATTGACCAGAAGTTTGCAGCCAAAGTATTTGTTCACCGGATAGAACTTTGCTCTGATCACCAATTATGGAAAGATTTGCCAACAACATTTGATTCAATTATTAACATTCAGTCTTTACTATCTAAACTTGAAAGCTACTCCGTGTGTGTTGGGAACTATGAAAATGACCTTATAGATGTAATACCAATTGGCAGCGCAGTGCAACGTGCTAAACCTGCTTCAACAAACTGTCATGGTTATAGAGAGGGTGATTTCGGTGCAGTCAAGGGAACTATATCATATTCGTCAACAGTCCGCAATGTTCAATGTGCACTCCTTGTGCaaggcagagacatatatacatatatttgtgtatatatgtctctgtgcAAGGTCACAGATGTTACCAGTGCAGTCAACTGA